A window of Daucus carota subsp. sativus chromosome 2, DH1 v3.0, whole genome shotgun sequence genomic DNA:
ATAAGATTTAAGGAACTCTTGGTATTCAAAAGCTCTATAGAGTGGAGGATTTGCTTCATTAACGAGTGCTTTAGCAGGCTCCACAATGCAGCTGTTACAGGGTGAGATGAATGAGGCAATGGTTGTCCGAGCCTCTCTCGAGTTTGTGATTGCTCGATGCTCAACGCTTCTGAACTTCTCATTACTAACAATCTACACAAGGGTGAATGTAACGGAAGTCAATTGTgagccaaaaagtcaaacgacatGTAAATTGTAACAGACGTAGTATAGTTCATGAGTATGAGCATTCTACAAAATTAATGCTGCTATAAAGGTGATTAAATGTACCTGCAGTTGGTGGCCAATGTTGACAACAAATGCATTTGAAAGTGGTTCGACCCCGAGCCACTGACCATCTAAATATACTTGTAGGCCATAAATCTCCTCTTGCAGAAGCAAGGTAATGAGATTTGGATCACTGTGTTTTGGCAATCCCAGTGATAAACTTGGATCAGGGCAAGGAGGGTAGTAATTGGTTGACATCAGTAGGTCATTACTAAGTTCGCCTTGGAAAAAACCAGGCTCGAGTCCTAATCCTTCAGAAATCAGGTCCAGAATTCTCAGTGACAGGTTCCTCACTTCAACCGAATATCTCCCAACAATATCTCTTCatgaaagatgaagaagaagattatAAGATTAATGATTCTTTGCACATACTAAACAATTGGTTCAGTTCATGTATATGGACTCATGACTAGAACTTACCGATATGTAGCTGGTTTTTCAGGCCACAAATGTATAAAATCTTCCACAGGATGACAAGGGTGTCTCAAGTAGTCTCTCCAAAAGTGAGATTTCTCGGTGTCATAGTTTGGGCTACTAGTATGGAGTCTGCAGCTCTTAGTATGATCATCCGAATAAACACTTGCTTTCTCTGCATCATCCATTGTGAAGAACTCCTTGACTACGCTCATAGTTTCATGGACTAATACACCAGAAACTCCATGGTTGATCACCTGAATCATACCATATACACGGTTTATCTTTTCATCATGTATAATGTAGcattctaaatataataaaaaataaaaacaaattacacaAAACCATATATTATAAGTAATTGAGCATTCTTGATCAAATGTAGCATAAATAAACCTGGAAAAATCCAAACTTTTGGCTGGCATCGATGATTTGTTGAATAATATCTTTTCGGCCATGGCTTGCCTTTTCAAGATCAATAATGGGGATTGCTTTGCATACAGGAATAGTGGTCTCCTCGCCAGGTCTTTGCTCCACTGGGAAGACATAATCTTCTGGTAAATGTTGGTTACTAGACCAGCTCGAAACAAGTTTctccataaatatataatgtaagtaccTCAAAGTTATGAAGCTAGTACCAATCGAACAAATCTAAAATTTATATGACATTTAGATAAAGAACTTGACTTTTGCGTTGACAACATTGcaccaattaaaaataacaaaatggGGATGACAGAAAGGTTGACAATGACATTCTAACAAGTTTCTACTTGGATGAAATCACACAAAGTACAAACAGATTATCCAAAGAATCAAATGAATTGAACAGCAGGAATCTTACTTGGTCAATGAATGTGATTAACCCCAGTACAAGTTTGTGTTCTGGAATTTATCCtgtgttaacggaggaatttggtagttaacaaaattggaggttcgtggccggaatcaagatctatgaCGGTGGCTGAGCGGTGGCGATGAAATTTTatgggtggctgagattagggtttcgagttgcctccggatgctcccaactcgtgtccccctaatttgcctacgtacccctatatttataggggatcaagccagtacgtagttcttttctccttaggaaacctaaacctaataggattaggcttccccttctgctatcttcctcctgaaaggggcccaatacgatgaggcctagtcttgggtcttgtagactctcgagcacccaaaacttaccccaaatgcaagggcacttctctactccccgacagggacaacccgccagactacagagatagagccttccagggcGTATCTTCGAGAAAgttccacaagctccccgacaaggacaactcgccagactacagagcaaggcctcctctaatcttcattctctatctcccaaggagggcaactcctcagactgcaaggtagagtcttcgacaaattaacagtaggatctatacacacccaagggcgtccccctaggtaaaatatgtccccttctgcccttcaaatgacgatctttctctgtaagcttcaacttggcgcgccctgaaaataaggcgcgccctatcttcttGAACTGGTCTCTTCTGACTGACATGGCTAGTTTGGGCTTGGTCCAATGTTGAGCCCATCATAGTCTTCTTTTATGGGCCAGGTCTTCATGGtgatttttgcgtataacaactaccccccagatcttggtggCATTGAAAATGTCGACGAGATCTTCATGTCCTTCAGCCCTTGAGATGTCCTATCTTGGTTGTTCTTCGTTGATGCAGAAGATGTTGACGGTATATAACTAGGCGCGCCATATGTTGAAGGAGATTCCTTTGAAGCcgatgttgaagaagttgtttgaagatgatgatAATTCTGCTTGACGGAGGTGAAGGCAGTACTTGCTTGATGGATATGAAAGTAGTGCTTGCCTGATGGAGACGATGATGAGGTTGTTGAGGATGAGGCCGTGGAAGCCGAGACTGAGTCGATGAAGATGAGGctgcggaagccgaggctgaaggagaggccgcggaagccaagactgagttgatgaagatgaggccgcggaagccgaggctgaaggagagatgaggccgcggaagccgaggctgaaggagaggccgcggaagccaaagatgaaggagaggccgcggaagccaagaATGAAGGAGAGATGAGGCTGCGGAAGCCAAGGCTGGAGATGAGGCCGCGGAGGCCGATGCTggagatgaggccgcggaagccgaggatGAAGTAGAAGAACGTGCCTTCTACCACGTCTTAGATGAGGATGAGGCGCGCCCTTTTTATCCAAATCCTTCTTCTAATTTGTATGATCACCCCCCAGTTTCAGAGTATGAGCTTGACTTGAAGATGCAGGTTGGAGAAGACAGTGTTGCGAAGATGTGTTGTGATATATTTTTACTCTGAATCTTGAAGACTGAAGTGTTGGATGTGTCTCTGTATACAAttatatttagcaaaataatAAGGTTAGTATTTACCTCATGACGCGCCCTGTTAGGGGAAGGCGCGCCCCATTTTCTCTCCTTCGCATTATCCCTAGCTCTTTCCTTTACTTTCGGCCAAAGATTTTGTCCCATCTCCTTATATGCTTCACCCTTGAGACCTTATGGTGTGCCTTGTTAGGCTAGACATTTTTTCCAGAAAAAGTTTCCAAGAGAGTACGTCCGGGACATGTCTCTTGAAAATATTGTCCCTGCAAAATACTTAATTGAAAACACTGATACCCTAAAAATTAGGTAGCACTTTGATAGTCATTCTTAGTTAAAAACAgcttaataaaacaaaaacatcAGGAGCTAAATAAGAAACGAacgatatatattaattataacaaCCATCTACAtcaacaatataataaaaacatttacaatataataatacatttatatattatagaaaataagaaaaaacttATCTCTGTTAGTGAGTGTCTCATCCAAAATTAAATATGGCAAAGACACAGTAGAATATAGCTCCCATGCACCCGCATTGGTTACCTGACTTGGTCACATGAGTTGAGTCCacctatataaattttttgaactaCACAATAGTACTTAAAAACAAAACTTATTAGCGTGAACACATATAATATGCTCAAAAATGATATAAGatattttt
This region includes:
- the LOC108208566 gene encoding hyoscyamine 6-dioxygenase isoform X2, with amino-acid sequence MEQRPGEETTIPVCKAIPIIDLEKASHGRKDIIQQIIDASQKFGFFQVINHGVSGVLVHETMSVVKEFFTMDDAEKASVYSDDHTKSCRLHTSSPNYDTEKSHFWRDYLRHPCHPVEDFIHLWPEKPATYRDIVGRYSVEVRNLSLRILDLISEGLGLEPGFFQGELSNDLLMSTNYYPPCPDPSLSLGLPKHSDPNLITLLLQEEIYGLQVYLDGQWLGVEPLSNAFVVNIGHQLQIVSNEKFRSVEHRAITNSREARTTIASFISPCNSCIVEPAKALVNEANPPLYRAFEYQEFLKSYVAKAGKKETALQAYKIEVKHH
- the LOC108208566 gene encoding hyoscyamine 6-dioxygenase isoform X1, whose translation is MEKLVSSWSSNQHLPEDYVFPVEQRPGEETTIPVCKAIPIIDLEKASHGRKDIIQQIIDASQKFGFFQVINHGVSGVLVHETMSVVKEFFTMDDAEKASVYSDDHTKSCRLHTSSPNYDTEKSHFWRDYLRHPCHPVEDFIHLWPEKPATYRDIVGRYSVEVRNLSLRILDLISEGLGLEPGFFQGELSNDLLMSTNYYPPCPDPSLSLGLPKHSDPNLITLLLQEEIYGLQVYLDGQWLGVEPLSNAFVVNIGHQLQIVSNEKFRSVEHRAITNSREARTTIASFISPCNSCIVEPAKALVNEANPPLYRAFEYQEFLKSYVAKAGKKETALQAYKIEVKHH